Proteins co-encoded in one Thamnophis elegans isolate rThaEle1 chromosome 1, rThaEle1.pri, whole genome shotgun sequence genomic window:
- the GPBAR1 gene encoding LOW QUALITY PROTEIN: G-protein coupled bile acid receptor 1 (The sequence of the model RefSeq protein was modified relative to this genomic sequence to represent the inferred CDS: deleted 1 base in 1 codon), translating to MGSQLNEHLIFILSRLLSAFIILANVFIIFGILFNRKLHGTINWFFLSLLIADLLAAGALPHVFQKDHVSYSCLARYVVPNFLFLSFLANLLVMHYAKYTCIIQPLHYRQSWVYRWSGLYICLAWVSPLTFASMPLAWYQGNSSQKCSAEQVLTLPYLFVETYVFIIPIIFAIAVMVIRILCIARKQLKTLKKLLNSVNQSQTPSELEQQLELRHAKSIASVSLIFLVCWVPYIVCLNISLHLEIKGNSTLAIVICIGTASAAVIPIILSLGNHQYIEFWSDMAMKAYRTCCQRQGCKQKQNNQPRGNNTEIPTIAD from the exons ATGGGCTCCCAACTGAATGAACATCTTATATTCATATTATCTCGGCTCCTGTCAGCTTTCATCATTCTGGCCAATGTTTTCATTATATTTGGGATCCTGTTTAATCGCAAGCTCCATGGAACCATCAACTGGTTCTTCCTGAGTCTGCTCATTGCTGACCTCTTGGCTGCGGGAGCTCTTCCCCATGTCTTTCAGAAGGATCATGTGAGCTATTCGTGCTTAGCACGTTATGTTGTGCCcaatttcctttttctctcttttttagccAATCTGCTGGTGATGCATTATGCTAAATATACATGCATCATCCAACCACTGCACTACCGCCAGTCCTGGGTTTATCGCTGGTCTGGTCTTTACATATGCTTAGCATGGGTGTCTCCCTTGACTTTTGCTTCCATGCCATTGGCTTGGTACCAAGGGAATTCCAGTCAGAAGTGCTCTGCTgaacaagtcttaacgttgccttACCTCTTTGTAGAAACCTATGTGTTCATCATCCCAATCATCTTTGCAATAGCTGTAATG GTAATCCGAATACTCTGTATAGCCAGAAAGCagcttaaaacattaaaaaaactgcTTAATTCAGTGAATCAAAGTCAGACCCCATCGGAATTGGAACAACAACTGGAACTGAGGCATGCAAAGAGTATCGCCAGTGTCTCTCTCATCTTCCTGGTCTGCTGGGTGCCATATATTGTTTGTTTGAATATCTCACTACATTTAGAAATAAAAGGTAATAGCACTcttgctattgttatctgcatAGGAACTGCCAGTGCTGCTGTAATACCCATCATCCTCAGTCTTGGCAATCATCAATACATCGAATTTTGGAGTGACATGGCCATGAAAGCCTATAGAACCTGCTGCCAAAGACAGGGgtgcaaacaaaaacaaaataatcagCCCCGTGGCAATAATACAGAAATTCCTACAATTGCAGACTGA